The following is a genomic window from Tripterygium wilfordii isolate XIE 37 chromosome 19, ASM1340144v1, whole genome shotgun sequence.
TGCTAGGTCTCCAAGGGCCGGGCCAagccttttatttttattttttctatagttttattaaatttaacgGGATTGAGAAACGAAGTTTTTTTTCTATATCTCTATCCATTTGTAGAGAGAAAGCTTGGAGGGAGGGATTTGCCCAAGTGTTAGAAAAAGAGAGTCGGAGAAGATTATAGGAGCGACACTACAATTTTGGAGGGATTAGTGACGGATTTGGAGAACTTGATTTCGCTTTGAGCGACTTGATTTCTTGATTTCGGGTGGAGGGATTTGAGAATGAATGGAAGATCAACTGAAGATGACAATATGGGTGATTAATTGAAGATGATGGTATTGAATATCAATTTATTACGTATTAGGGTTTGACTTAACTTATCAAGTGAAAAATTTCTATATCCATGGACCGTCTGACGGTCGTGTTTAGACTAATAATGTTAGTTGTCCAACAATTCAAGGCGCAATCGTTCTCCATTTTAAACTCATGGTGCACAGTCAGACAACGAACAGTTCTTTTTCCTCCCCAAGCTTTCAGTCTACAAAATGATCACACCTGTAGAAATCGACAAAATATTACAAACTTCTACACTCTTACACGTGGCACAATCATACTGGAAAGCTCCTAACAGCCTACCACGTGTCAATATCAAATCGGACCACTAGTTTATCAAAACTTGGCAGACCCACTAGTTTTTATCATTATCAAATAATGAACCCAAAATAGGCATAATTCTACAGCTTAAGTTGGGGACCACAAGGAGAGGATCTAAACTAAGACTAGCCCCTCTAAATCCACCAACACCACAAGTTAATTCTTCAAAACCTCAATCtgctgtatatatgtatgtatatgtgtgtgtgtgtgtgtgtgtgtatctatatatatatatatatatgaactgaATTTCACTCCCAGTTCAGCACTCTTAGCTTCAACGACTTTTCTTTGggagaaataaaataaacatgttAGAAGGGAAAGCAGTGATTGGAGAGACTGATATGCTACAAACCATGCAACAATATGCACTTGATCTTGCAGCAAAGGCACTTGACTACTTTGATGTCACTGACTCCATTGAAATCGCTCGCTTCATAAAGAAGGTAAGCAACTGCACACTTGAAAAAGGCCTTGGTTGTGTGAGAGGGAGTggagtttttttatttataaaccgCTCGACTGGGTTATTGGGTTACGTTGGACTAACTTGGGATTTTAAGTCTTTCACTAAAAAAAGTCATCAATTGTTGAATGAAATCAGTCTCTCTGCAtttactcttaaaagtctttgCTAAAGTATTTTTTGGGTTGATATGCAGGAATTTGATGGGGCATATGGAGCAGGATGGCAATGCATTGTAGGGACTGATTTTGGGTCATTTGTCACTCACTGTTATGGTTGTTTCATCTACTTCTGCGTTGGAAGTCTTGCAATTTTGCTCTTTAGGGGCTCTGCAGTGACACAGCGAGAAGAGAATCAGTTGGCTGTGAAAGCCTAGTTTTTTGCTTCAATTCTCTGCATTTACTCTCGCCTGCTTGGTTTGATAGactaggaaaaaaatatatgaatattTTCTTACCTCAAAATTCACTTCATTCTGAGTTGTTTAAAATTGTTTCTAAATTTTTGATTCTCTTGACAATATACAATTGTGACTCAGTAATCCACTGCCTGCCTAACAAATATATGTCGAATGTATCAAATTAGTATACTCCATATTAATATAggggatcccatcagaactttGCTGTCAACGACATACTTGAGTCTTCAGGGGCATTGGACGAACTTTAAAAAATAGGCCCTtttgaggaatttttttttaaatgtcatatattacttaaaaatatgaattttgtaACATTTTGAAATACAAAATCAATAATTATGTTGGTGTAATCAGCTTTTTCCgtcaaatcactttcaatagacAATAGGCTAACTCATTTAGCATTTCTTGTGACTACTATCAACTATTTCCGTCAAATCACTTGCAATAGATAGGAATCACTGAATCGGTAAAAAGAAAGGCAAGAACAACCATAGATGTTAAAAGATCAAAAAGATGTATGTGGATGTAGCTTTTCAATCCATACAAATTCAACAAATTAAAGAACATATAGAGCCTCCGGAATGCACTTTAACACAAACACCTTGTGATCATTTTATCAGAAATCAAAGTCATCTTGATTTGGCTTTGGTGAGGTTAACATGGCTGTATAAAGCCTGACTCTGTCCTCCCCCATTGAAGAACTCCTTGAATGTGGTCTCCGCGGCCTAATAAACGACAAAGAAGTAAGCGTTAACCGGTGCTTGTACCTCCTCCAAGCCAACTGAATTGCAACAGTAGCCCAAGTCCTCCATCCTGGTGAATAATATCTTGCACTCCTCTTCACCTTGTCATTCAAAAATGTGTACCTAAAATGTTGTGTCACATACTTGACATCTTCAGCTTCCAGTCCAAATGCCTCTGTAGCTTCGAGAGTGACTAGTGTGGACGTAGATGGCGGTAGTCGTTCAATGAATGGTCTTCTCAAACACCACGACAAGAGCTCGTCGCCACTGAAATTTCCAGGGCCTAACATGCAGCAACTCTTCACACCGTCTCGGAGAACTTGGCAGCTCTGAAGATGTCCCCTCACTACAAATAACATTCTCTGAACTGGGTCTCCCTCTCTTGTTATCTGCATTGTTAGACAGTAACATGGTATTGTTTGACAGtaaaatcaaacaaatgaataaataagaTGGTTCGAATGTATGAGACTGGAACTCACTGTTTCTCCCTTTGTGAATATGAAGGATTTCACTCGGTCGCAGATGTTTTCGAGGACCAGATCATCCATATGTTGGAAAAGAGGAACCTTAAACATAATcgaaaaatcatcaaaaaggttTCTTAGAGAAGATtatgagggtttttttttccttaaattaaGAAATGTGTCATGTGTGTACTTGTGTTCTACCTGTCTAACTAGATCTAGGCAAAGATAGTACTTGATGTCTCTCCTGAGGCCTTCAGGGAGGTCACCAACCATCTTACTCTCATCGACACCGCGCATTGCAGCCCAGCGTTGTCGTTCGTAGTTGCGTACTCGTTGCCTGAATCCATGAGGCAATTCCCTCTTCCTCATCCACCACTCTATATTCCTCATCCTCAATTGCATTGCTTGTTTCTTTGATGTTGTTGCTTGCAAGAACACCTTCATGACCATAAAAAACACAAGAGTTTATAACAGCTACCATGAAAGTACGTACTCTTTTCAATAAGATCATTCATTGATTACCTTGATGTTTCCAATCAACATGGTGACTAGAAGAAGTCCAGTGGTTATAACAATGATGTTGAATAGCCCTTCTGACCATTCTGTTGTGCTCACCAGATTCCCAAAAGTACTGTTCATAACAAGTAAATGTAGCTTTATATTGCATTGCAAAGAGACTGTTATGAAAATGTTAGATATAgccatgtggtttataagaaaactCATGTCTCTATCCAAGATCCATCTAAGAGGTATTTTCGGCTTAAGTACCATTATGTGAGACGGACCAGACGACTCAAGGAAAATAAAGTCGTGtggacccgatgtatccacaaaAATCAGTAAcatcaaagcggacaatatttgaTATGAGTAGAGCTGAGATTGTCAATATGGCATCGGAGCATCTACTTGTCTAATTGTTGGATATGACATAACACAACGTACAAGTGCAGGGGAGTGTTCACAACCTACAAGTACAGGGGAGTGTTCGATATACCACATTGGTTTTGGTAAACCCAAACCATATGATATATAAGAAAACTCACAGGAACCGGTGACAATATTTTTGATGTGAGTAGGACCGGAATTTTCaactgaaaaacaaaaagaataaatacCTCAGAGTCATTAGGCCCCAAAAGATTGGAAAAAGTACTTTCTCGAATCGATTTTCATTAGTGACAAGCTGAACAGTCCAAGCATATGCACCATAGTCATAGTTTTGATCTGTGTCAAGACAAGTAGACCTTGCACCCTTGTTCTCTGCCCATGAAAATCTTTTTCTGTCTGTCAACATATTTGTTGTTCCATAATAGATAGGCTCTTTACAAGTCAATAATTTCACTGAACATCCTTCTGCTACACTGCACTGCTCTCTTAAGCATTTTGTACTTCTCTGTATCCCTAACAAGTACCAGCATGCTCCTGCTGCCTGTAAATCAATCAATTTAACCAAACATGGCCTTAAAtggatccctatatatatatatatatataaatatctcATCACTGCTGAATCTTTGAAAGTTCGTAAGTGGACAAAGAGTAGAAAATAGAAAGACATACTTTACAGAAACATTCTCATTACTTGCATGATCTGATGTTGGATTAAATGAactaaaattcaaaagttacttTATTAAAGTCCTTGAACTACAAGAGTTTGGAATTATTAACTTTTGTACTGTTTATGATTTTGTGTATATAATTGACTGTCTTAATTTGATTCAGGTGAATCATTTTTCAAAAGTTTTGCCATgtagggaggggaggggagagaatagaaggaataataattttcccctctcatgtttggatggataaaaaaagggaaagaaagaaaactagtttaatttactaatttatccttaatttttatgttagagtgttatgtacaagggtaaaataagtttttaacatataaacaaCTTGATAGGTTATCCCTTCCCTTAATAAAATATCCCCTTTAATTCCTTCCAAATCTcttcccttaattttttataaactatttaAACAAGGGAATTGGCAGGAAGCTCTTTCCATTCTCTtacctcccctcccctcccctccccatctctcaatccaaacacactttaaGTATAAGTTTTAGTGTAGGAACACATTTTTTTGGTAATAAAAAACGACACTATGTAatcctaagagtgtgtttggattgagggactTGGGGgtaagggaagagaagggagggaagGGAGGGAAAGGGGgaatatttttccctctcccatgtttggatagataaaaaaaaggaaggagagaaaatttgtttaatttactaatttatccttatttttatgtttaaatattatgtacaagggtaaaataggtatttaacttataaatgatgtaattagtaatctcttccctccaaatgactccattatgggaggaagaattttgacaaaaatttaatgaaatctttcttccaattcccttcaaatccccccccccccttaatttttttttaaaactatcaAAACAAGGGAATTTGAAGGAAACTCTCTTTTCATTTCCTTCATTTCCtttcaaatctctcaatccaaacacactctaagtatAAGTTTTGGGTAACCGAAAACGACAGTACTATATCAAAGAGTAGGAATATATACTTACATGAGACGCAACAAAATAGGCAATAAGATTGAGAGTTAATCCCCACCAAACAGTACCAAAGACATGAGCAGCTGCATTTTGCGATCGACGAAGGAGGCAGACTGTGTGGTAGATCTTTGGAAGGAATTGCAGCAAAAATGTCAATAACATCATTGTCATCACCATTGTTACTGATCCTTTCTCCATTAGTGAAGGAAGCACCACCCACAACACTATCTGCAcccacacacatacatatatatatagagagagagagtaaatatatatacaattctaatatatattccttttcttcatttctCAGTTTCCCATACCAAATATCTTATTAATACTCATATTCCATACAAAACTATcggttaataaaataattaggtGGCATAATTAAAGACACATGCATATGTGTGTGCGTgtctatatatatttcatttttaagCAGTAGTACAtagttaaattaaattttaacgTAAACTTATTGTTCATCTATTAACATattgtaaaatatatatttgttctCAAGCTTATTAGTTTTTTTGAGATAATCATGTACTTTTTTACTTCACCTAATAAAATGTtcgagagatatatatatatacacaccactgCTCAAGTGTAGACGTCCATACCTTATTAAGTTACGGACTCTGCTTCTTGAGCAATTCCGCAAAGTGAAATAAGAAATGAGCTCACTGCTTTGGACCCGATTGTTCAAAAAACAGCGGAATCTGTCCGTGGATGTTCGCATCTGAACGGTATTCTCTACTGTTCTATAATTCTATGTGTGTGTATGGCGAGTTCTAAGGTATCAATGTGGCAAACCAAacctaatttaaaaaaaaaaaaaaaaaaaaaaaaactcatataaTGCGCAGTTGCACACACAGACACAaatctatgtgttttttttttaattttttttcctgtataGTGAATTATAGGCTCTTGAAAAGGTAATAAATTTAACCCCACCCACATGATTTATCACATTTGTCCTATTCGTGGTGACTTAACTCATTAACTGCATTTAGTCTGTTTGTGATGATGTAATGTCAGTACACACAATAATGTAATGGAATTATCACAAACAAGAATCACATTAtcagaagaatatatatataatgcaattCTTGgcaaaataataatattgctGTCAAAGTCTTTACTGTATTAATAAAGACAAGTTTTATGTCACATGGTTCACGCTTGAAAGCAACTCATAGGATGCACTTGTCACCCCTAAACACATCTCCAATCCCCATGACTGTTCATCTATGTATATGTCCAAACAAACATAGTCATCGGTTTTATCAACAGTGAGCAAACTATTCAGAGTGATCGGGTTGGCGTGCGATGAATTACCATAAACTCAAATTTCACTTGtcttatatgagtttaaaatcgGACTGTGAAACCCACAtcgcacaaaaatttctcatgcGATGACGGGATAAGTTCACCATCAGATACTATCGCTCAAATGGTTCAAAGTCGAATATACACagttaacataaaaaatacacTATTACACAAAATCCTATAAATTGTTTTCATATATTTGAATCAAACATAAACTTAGTTTTAATCATCATTACACGAACAATTCAGAGTAATTAGGTTGGCTAGGATGAATCATTGGGAACTCAAATTTCACTAATCATATTGACATCTCGCAACTTATTcagaaattatttatatatgcagAGTTGAACGCACGCGgttgaattaaaaaaatacagtaTTAATTAACTAATCATTGTAGAAATTAGCATTTTTTCTTACCTGGGGGATAGGTAGGATAACAAAGAGATCAAGCAAGAATCCTCTTTTGGCTTTCAAGTAACGTAGCGCTGCCTTGCGAGCACTACGAGACCCTCCATCACCACCACCGATGGCGCCACCCGACGACATCTTCCCCATCTTGAGCTGGAGCCACATGTCCCACAAGTGCAAAGCATCCGTCATACCCCTGAGAACAGTGACGGTGATGGCTAACCAACCGTCCACAAACAGGCACATCCCGGACTCGCTTATGGAGAGTGAGTGAAAGAAGAGAGGGTCCACAAAAAGACCCGTTGTGCATACTAGCAGATAACCTCTGTTCCATTCTTGAATCCACTTCGCTCTCGGGTCCAATACCCGACCCATCCAATGACGGCACGTGAAACGCACACCCTGGtgtttctcttcatcttcttcctctccttcttcttcgtctACTCCTTCTAGTTCGCTGTCATCTGAGTCGGTACTGTATACGTATTGCACGTCACTTGCACGTGAGATTTCTTGCTGGTGATGAGTAgccattttttctttgatttatgtACAGAGATTTTTGGAGGATTTGGCTTCAAACTTGTCCAAGAAAGGACATACAACAACTGGAGAGGTAGAAGTAGGAGGTGGTAGAGAAGGAATTAGACAGTTTTGTGAATTTACTTGATTGCCCTCAGTGCGGATTCAGTGGGAGGCCACCTGCCTCCTTAATTGTTTATTTATGGTACATAATTGAATTCAAGCAAAAATATCCTAATAATAATACATAAAtattagggatcccagtaaatagGATCTCAATCATTCCAGTAATTCATATTGTCTCGTAATTGATATAAGTGTGGGGCTCACACAATCTGATAATAATGATCTTCCCTAAATAGCACAACAAGATTAATTGGCAAACAACCAAAACACTTCAATAACCGTTTCGTTGAAGTTTATTCATATGTGCGCATAGTTGTCCTATTTGTTTTTTAAACCGAAAACGacatcatataagtttgtcttttggatatCTAATATGGACCTAAACTCCGACTATCATGCCTGTGCGCATAGAAGTTTCCCACCTGACAATAGTAAAAAATCAGACCACATTTGGTTTGCAAATATTGTGAACTGACACAATCCAATTTTCATATTCATATTGCTATAATATAAGAATCTCAAAATCAATTCTTAATTTATATAAACAGTTTGGAATATTTGGGGAAGAAAATATAGTCAAGATATCACAGAAGAGTCAAATGTTTTAATCTCAAGGGCCCCCAATTAATATCTTTTGAAGAGATTAAATTGATTGATGTTGCTACTAATTAATTATTCAACATGTGATATACACTGATTTTAATTACTTTAATTAAACTCCTCCAAAAAGTATAGATGCACTCATGTCCTATCAATTGCAAGTTCATTGATCACTTCATTATTTTTCCTAGTATTTTTTTTGTCGTAGTTATCTCAAATGAGGAGATGGACacataagaaaattttatttttttccttagcATTTTCACTTCACACATAGTTGATAAGGTATCGAAAAGAACACCAATGGCGAAACGCACTCTATCAGGCTGACACTTACATTGAGAGATGAATGGGATTAGATACCCCAGCAGTCCTAGCCGTAAATAATGGATACTAGGCGCTGGACGTATTGACCCATGTAGAGTTGTAGCTAACGCCTTAAGTATCCAGCCTAGGGAGTATGTTCGCAAGATAGAATGAAACTCAAAGGAATTGATGGGACCCAGCACAAGCAGTGGACCATGTTTTAATTCGATGCAAAGCAAAGAACCTTATTGGGCTTGACAAGCCACGAATCCTCTTGAAAGAAGGGGGTGCCTTCGGGAACGCGGACATAGGTGGTGCATGATTGTCATCAGCTCATGTTGTAAGGTGTTGGGTGAAGTCCCATAACGAGCACAACCCTCGTGTTTAGTTACCATAGTTGAGTTTGGAACCCTGAGCAGACTACCATGAATTTCTTGAACGTTCTCTTTTAAATTATATTTAGTTACCGAGATCTGACTATGAGTTATAAAATGGTAAAATGAATATGAAGAATAATTCGTAATTTGAAGAGCTGTTCCTAAAGGGTCCAAGTAATTCATACTTAAAATTATAGGATCACtttgatatttatatttttaaatggaCCTATTCGAAAACAATTAGATGATGATAAAATTATGAAAGATTGACATTCCTTATTTCTATTCAACAACATACTAATGGTTCTTTGATTTTGTCTAAGTGATTGTTgaattcattttgtttttttcttagcATTTTCACTTCACGTTACAATTTGGAGATGCAAACAAcctattttaacttttttttccccttcactTCATTATAGCAGGACTGCCTTTAATTTCCTTAATTGGCATCATCTACAAACAGCACTGCCTTTAATTTTCTTAGTTGGCATTATCTACGAAGTTGCCGCAAAAAAATATGCTTTCAAACCTTGATGCATATATACCTAACGCAATTGATTACCAACCGAGTCACCTCATATTGATATGCTTTACATGTACTTAATGATTACTAGAAGACAGAGAATCGAAATTATCAATGAGTTTAGACTataatcattatatatataattaatccaAAATTTTAGATGACAATGACACTTCCTACCAAAATGATGCAACAAACAATAATGGGTATGTTTGGCAGTGAGTTCAAACACTGCAAAACGCACCTCATTGTGTTTTATATGGATGCGTCTGGGTTATTTGTGTTTGGGCATGTGGTAGCAGCAACCTCACCACACCTGAGTTGAGTTTTTTAGTAAAGCAGATCACAGCTATGGCCAGCAAAAAAGTGGAAGTTAAACGCACGCGGGACGCTAAACCTTCCGTCAGATACGTTAATGAAATGTCAGAAAAGTCctcctaatttttttattattacaacTCTACCCTCAACCCTATCATCTTCTCTTTTACCAGTTACAACAAGTCCAGCCGCTCCTCCACTGTTCTCTCCCTGAAGCACGACATCCTCCTGTCAAATGGCATGATTGAGGTAGTTTCCAAAgagttttttcttgtttattggtATTTTTGTTCATCAATTCTTGTTATCCGTTCTCTTAACATTTGTATGCGTTTTTTATCGACGAAAATAGCG
Proteins encoded in this region:
- the LOC119984979 gene encoding dynein light chain 2, cytoplasmic; the encoded protein is MLEGKAVIGETDMLQTMQQYALDLAAKALDYFDVTDSIEIARFIKKEFDGAYGAGWQCIVGTDFGSFVTHCYGCFIYFCVGSLAILLFRGSAVTQREENQLAVKA
- the LOC119985616 gene encoding cyclic nucleotide-gated ion channel 4-like translates to MATHHQQEISRASDVQYVYSTDSDDSELEGVDEEEGEEEDEEKHQGVRFTCRHWMGRVLDPRAKWIQEWNRGYLLVCTTGLFVDPLFFHSLSISESGMCLFVDGWLAITVTVLRGMTDALHLWDMWLQLKMGKMSSGGAIGGGDGGSRSARKAALRYLKAKRGFLLDLFVILPIPQIVLWVVLPSLMEKGSVTMVMTMMLLTFLLQFLPKIYHTVCLLRRSQNAAAHVFGTVWWGLTLNLIAYFVASHAAGACWYLLGIQRSTKCLREQCSVAEGCSVKLLTCKEPIYYGTTNMLTDRKRFSWAENKGARSTCLDTDQNYDYGAYAWTVQLVTNENRFEKVLFPIFWGLMTLSTFGNLVSTTEWSEGLFNIIVITTGLLLVTMLIGNIKVFLQATTSKKQAMQLRMRNIEWWMRKRELPHGFRQRVRNYERQRWAAMRGVDESKMVGDLPEGLRRDIKYYLCLDLVRQVPLFQHMDDLVLENICDRVKSFIFTKGETITREGDPVQRMLFVVRGHLQSCQVLRDGVKSCCMLGPGNFSGDELLSWCLRRPFIERLPPSTSTLVTLEATEAFGLEAEDVKYVTQHFRYTFLNDKVKRSARYYSPGWRTWATVAIQLAWRRYKHRLTLTSLSFIRPRRPHSRSSSMGEDRVRLYTAMLTSPKPNQDDFDF